CGCTGGTGAGGATATCCGGTACGGCGGCGTTGAAGCTTTTGCGTGTGAAATAGAACAGCGCGTAGCCAAGCCAGATGGTGGTCAGAATATGCCGCCGCCAGTAGCGGTAGCGGGCATCCACTTCACGCTTATCAGTAATGAGCGGCGCATTGGCCGGGGCTTTTAAAAACGAAAACATGACCGCGCCTTACACATATCGCTGAGGTAACGACACGCTGACCCGCGTGCCGTGCGTACAGGAAATCGTGAGCTTACCGCCGAGGGCGCTAATACGTTCACGCATCCCGGTGAGGCCAAATCCTTGCTGATTCGAACCCGGCGGCAGTCCGCTGCCGTCGTCCTCAATCACCAGCAATAACCGTTCATCCTGTTGCCAGCCCTGAAGCGTCACCGCGCTGGCGTTGGCGTGCTTCACGATGTTGTTCAGCCCTTCCTGACAAACGCGAAACAGCGTGACGCGCTGGCTTTCGCTGAGTGCAGATTCATCAATTCGCCAGTCGAGATGGCTGACGATGCCGCGGCTTTCCAGCTCCATTTCGCGCATCAGTGAGCGGATGGCCTGCTCCAGCGTGAGATCGTCCAGTTGGCGTGGTCGCAGGCGGCCTAACAGGCGACGCACCGAATCGTACACGCCGAGAGAAAGTTGTTCGATATGCGCCCCGCTGCGCTTCACCCCTGCGTTTTCCGGGGCCAGGCGCTGCACGATGCCCGCTTGGGTGCGAATGGCGGTGATGGTCTGACCGATATCATCGTGCAGTTCGCGCGCCACGTCCCGACGCACGCTCTCCTCGGTCTCCAGCAGGCGCTCTGCCAGACGGTGGTTACGCGCTAACTCATTTTGCAGCGACTGGTTCAGCTCGCGCAGACGCTGAATGCCCGCGCCGAGCAGCAGCCCGGTCAGACTTTGTACCAACAGTGAGAGCAACAGGTCGACGGGATGATCGTGCCAGGTCTGGCTGGCAATCAGCGCAATGGCATTCATTAACGTCGCAATCAGCGCCCCCTGCCAGCCGTAGTGCCAGGCGAGCGCAATGATCGGCAACGCGAGGCAAAACGGCGTGAAGCGCGACAGTTCATCCGGTAGGCCAAGCTGCAACCACAGGCTGACGCTAAACAGCAGCAGGTACCAGACCAGATGCCGCCCGCGCCAGTTCACCGGCTGCGACACCACCGCCGGGCCCAGCGGCAGCCAGGTGGTGCTGGTCAGATAGTGCCAGAACACCAGGCAGATCGGGGCCAGCGTTAATCCGCCGGTGAGCGTCAGCAACAGCGCGTTCCACGCCTCTTCGCCTTGCCCAAGCCAGGGCAAGGATTGTAGTAATGCTGCCGCCGTTAGCGCCGCGCCCTGCAACAGCAGCGTGCGCCAGTCGCGCTGATGACGGTATCGCGAAATCAGCATCACCGGGAGTAACGTGAGGGCGCTTCCGATCATCAAAAGTGGCAAATGGGCCAGCGCCACTTCCTGCGCCAGCCAAAAAAGGAGCAGCCATTCCGCGCCCAGCAGTACCGGCCAGTAGCCACGTGGGCATTGCAGCATCAGCCCCAGACGCAGGCCAAATGGAAACAGCAGTACTGCCAGCTCTGGGCGCTCAACCAGATGCAGGCTGATGCTCCACAGGCAAAACCACGCGGCAGAGAAAATAAAAAAGCAGGCAACAACGGTGATTAACCGGGAACAGAGCGTGTTCATTGCCAGCCGTCAAACATCCGACGAGCCAGTTCGACATCGTTGCTGACGCCCAGCTTTTCCATCAGGTTGGCGCGATGCACGTGCACCGTTTTCGGCGACAGACCCAGTTCGGCGGCAATCTCTTTGACCGCCATGCCTTGCGCCAGTTTTTCCGCCACCTGACGTTCGCGTTTGGTGAGCGGATCCTGACGCCCGGCCGCCAGTTTGACGGCGATGTCCGGCGTTAAGTAGCAACCGCCGGTCGCCACGGTGTGCACCGCCGCAATCAGCTCGTCCGGGCTACAGCGTTTGGAGAGAAACCCGCGCGCGCCCGCGTTGAGCGCCTGCTCCACCAGTGCCGGGCTGTCGTGGACGGAGAGCATAATAATGGCCATGCCTTTAGGTAGTTGGCTGAGCAGTTCAAGGCCGGAGATGTCTGGCATCGAGATATCACAGATACACACCTGCACACCGCGTCCCGGTAATCCCACCAGCGCGTCGCTGCCTGAGCCAAACTCAGCCACAACCTGCAAATCAGGCTCAAGGCCGAGCAGTTGGGCAAAGCCGGAGCGGACGATGGTGTGGTCGTCGATAAGGGCAACGGTGATCATGGGTTCATCCTGGCGCTAAGACATGCCTGATGGCGCTGCGCTTATCAGGCCTACGGGCGGGTGCCATTGTAGGCCGGATAAGGTATTAATGCCGCCATCCGGCAAAAGCGCTTACCTTAACGATAAGTGCTTTGGTGTTCAAGCCTTGAGCGGATCACTCAAAGAACACGGTGATTTTGTTAAACATCGACGGGTCGGACTGATTGCGGGCTACTTTCACCACATCTTCAAGCTTGTCGATCTGGCTTATCATCTGCTCAAGACGTTGATCGTCGTTGACCAGTAGCCAGATGCGGCTCTTATCGCTGCCCTGAATTGGTAGACAGAGAATGCCTTCAACGTTGAACGCGCGGCGGGCAAACAGCCCGCAGACGTGGGTCATTACACCCGGATGGTTGCGCACGGTGAGTTCCAGGATTACGTTGTCATGAGTCTGCTGTTGCATGGCTTATTCCCCCACCATTTCTGTGTTTGCCGCGCCCGGCGGCACCATCGGGTACACTTTTTGTTCGGCATCGATGCGCACGTGGATCAGCGCAGGACCAGGGCGATTAATAATGTCCTGCAACGCTGCCTGCGGGTCCGCTTCGTTATTCAGATCGCAGGTTTCGAGACCAAACCCGGCGGCTATCTGCATAAAGTTAATCATCCCCGGATAGGTCGCTGCAAAAACGCCCTGCTTATAGAACAGACTCTGCTGCTGATATACAAGACCCAACGCTTCGTTATTCATCAGGATAATTTTAATATCCAGCTGATTTTCGCTGGCTGTCGCCATTTCCTGAATATTCATCATCAGGCTGCCATCGCCAGAAAAGCACAGCACTTTTTTGTCCGGGTTCGCCAGAGCTGCGCCAATCGCCGCCGGCAGCCCAAAGCCCATGGTTCCCAGACCGCCGGAGGTCAGCCACTGGCGCGGACGGTTCAGCGGATAAGCCTGTGCCGCCCACATCTGATGCTGGCCTACGTCGGTGGTGATAATGGCGCTGTCGTCCACGCAGGCAGCCACGGCGTTGATCAACCCATAGTGGCTGAGCGGGTCGCTTTCCTGCGGAATAGTGCAAGGGAATTCGCGTTGTAAATCGGCCACCATTTGATGCCACGGCTCTCGCGGCTGCGCGTCAATTAATGGGATCAATTGCGCCAGAACCTCATCGACATCCGCCTGAATCGCCACGTGCGGCTGTTTAATTTTACCCAGCTCCGCGCGGTCGATATCCACGTGGATGATTTTGGCGTTCGGGCAGAACTGCTCGGTTTTACCAATCGCCCGGTCATCAAAACGTGCGCCCAGAACAATCAGTAAATCCGCTTCTTGCAGAATAAAGTTGGTACTGCGCGCGCCGTGCATACCCAGCATGCCTAACGACAGCGGATGCGCTTTCGGCAGCATACCGAGCGCCATTAAGGTCATAGTGGTGGGCAGCGTCGCTTTTTCTGCCAGTTCACGCACGCGCTCAGGCGCGTTAATCACGCCGCCGCCGAGGTACAGCACCGGACGCTGTGCGGCGTTAATCATGGCTGCGGCATCGCGAATACTGTCCTGGCTGAACGCTGGCGCCGCCATTTTCTGCGCAGGCTCCGGCATCTCTTCAATGTCAAAAACGGCGGTTTGAATATCCTTAGGAATGTCTATCCACACCGGGCCTGGACGTCCGGACTGCGCAATGCGGAACGCATCGCTCATGACCTGCGGTAATTCACTGATATGGCGGACCAGATAGTTGTGCTTAGTGATGGGGATAGAGATACCGTAGGTGTCGACTTCCTGGAAGGCGTCAGTACCGATCATCGAAGCCGGAACCTGCCCGGTGATACACACCAGCGGGATGGAATCCAGACGCGCGTCGGCAATGGCGGTCACCAGGTTGGTTGCACCCGGTCCGCTACAGGCCATACAGACCGCGGGTTTACCATCGGTTCTCGCCATTCCCTGCGCGATAAACCCTGCGCCCTGCTCGTGGCGCGCCAGGATATGACGGATTTGCGTGCTTTGGCTTAAGGCGTCATAGACGGGAAGAATCGATCCGCCAGGAATACCAGTAACAACCTGAATTCCCTGGCGTTCCAGGAAATGGACGATGAATTCCGCGCCCGTAAAACGCGTACGCTTGGATGTTATGCCCGAACTTGCCATGCTCCAGTCCTTTTATTCTGGGCCTTTGCTCCGGGCAGGTCTCTGAAACGAAAAACCCCGCCCGGTTTGCGCCGGCGGGGTTTTGGAATCGTGTGTTGATTCGGACCCTACGGCGCATTGCCGACGACCACCACCACACGCACGACGACCGCTGCGCGAGATGGCGCAGTTTTTAGTAGGGTCGCAGTCAGCATGGAAGGGTTCATTAGGGACCTGTCTGTTTGTTGTTTAACTGGATTTATACAAACACAGGTTTTTCAGCGTGACAATGGAAAAATTTTCATCTGCATAAAAATGCGTCAACGATCACATTTCACTGTGCGTGGTCGAAAAACAAAAAACCCCGCCGGAGCGAGGTTTTTTTCAGCGCTGTGCGGTTGGTAGCCGCCGAACACACTGTGTTATGTCAACGGAAAAAGTATACGCGTTCTGCGAAGAACACGCAATTTCGGCACGAATTTTGATGGTTTTGAGTATGGAACATGAATGGCGCAATGTCTATAAAACACTGTTAATTTATACAGTATTTATCTATAATGTCTCGGTACGCAATGTGTTATACGGGGGCCGCATCGTAAACCGGCGCATCAAAGTCCTGGCTGAAACGGGTGGTGCCGTCAGCGCCTTAACCCCCGTGTGAGCACACTGTGTTATGTCAACAAAGGTGCTGGCAACAGGCAGCGGCGAGGTACGTCAGCACCGTGCTCCTTGTACCGAAAGGAGAGCGTATGAGCCTCGTGGATATCGCTATTCTTATCCTCAAACTCATTGTTGCAGCACTGCAACTGCTTGATGCCGTTCTGAAATACGTTAAGTAATCAGATTCAAGTCGCACCTAAGGGGGGCGGGTAACATTCCGCTCCCCTTTCACCTTCTCCCTGGTGCTTGTGTCGCGCCAATATGTTACGTTTTTATGACATTCTCAGGGAAGAATACCACCATGACGCTTTCTGTTTTCTGCATTTTGCTGTTCGCCGCGCTGCTGCACGCCAGTTGGAACGCCATCGTCAAAGCTGGAAACGATAAACTGTACTCGGCGATCGGCGTTAGCGGCTCAGCGGCGATTATGGCAGCGATCTGCTTACCCTTCGCGCCTCAGCCTTCCGCCGCCAGCCTGCCATTTTTAGCCGTCTCAACCGCGCTACAAGTGGTGTATACGGTGCTGGTCGCCAAAACCTATCAGGTTTCGGATATGAGCCAGACCTATCCGTTAATGCGCGGAACCGCACCGCTGCTGGTCGCAATTATCAGCGTCCTGTTCCTTGGGGATAGTCTGTCTATGCTTGCGTGGGTGGGGATTGCCACGATCTGCCTGGCCATTCTCGGTATGGCATTTAACGGACGCAGCAGCTCGCAACGTGGGATCGTACTGGCGCTCATTAACGCCTGCTTTATCGCTGGTTACACGCTGGTTGATGGCACCGGCGTTCGCTTATCGGAAACCGCGCTGGGTTATACGCTGTGGACCTTCTTTCTGAACGGCTCCTGCCTGCTGAGCTGGGCGATGATCGCCCGGCGCCGGGAAGCATCACGCTATCTGGTACAGCAGTGGAAGAAAGGTATTCTTGGCGGAATTGGCACGATGGGTTCTTACGGCCTGGCGCTATGGGCCATGACCCAGGCTCCGTTGGCGGTGGTCGCAGCGCTGCGTGAAACCTCCATTCTGTTTGGCGCAGTGCTCGCGTGGCTGCTGCTGAAAGAAAAGGTTGCCGGAATTCGTCTTGTCGCAGCTGCAGGCATTGCAGTAGGCGCGGTTTTACTACGCTTGTCGTGATCGCACCGTAAACCCGACGCAATCCGGCAACATTTGTTGCCGCTTTTTGTTTACATTTCCTGCCGTTCACCCATCAAACATTCCAGCCTACTATCTGGCCTTCTTTTTCTGTTGTGGTAGATTCCACGCGCATTTACGGGAAAGTGCAGCACCTTATTCTTCTTTTTTCTCTTTTTTAAAAGTAATCAGCGAAATGAAAAGGCATAGAAGCGTCAATTTGTTGTTGATGTTGGTATTACTGGTGGCGGTAGGTCAGATGGCGCAAACCATTTATATCCCCGCAATTGCTGATATGGCGCGTGAACTGAACGTTCGCGAAGGAGCGGTGCAAAGCGTGATGGCCGCCTACCTGTTGACCTACGGCCTGTCACAACTGTTTTACGGCCCACTTTCCGATCGCGTTGGCCGCCGTCCGGTGATCCTCGCCGGGATGTCCATTTTTATGCTGGCCACGCTGGTCGCGATTACCACTCATAGCCTGACGGTACTGATTATCGCCAGTGCAATCCAGGGGATGGGAACGGGCGTCGGCGGTGTGATGGCGCGAACATTACCGCGCGATCTGTACGAAGGCACGCAGCTGCGCCACGCGAATAGTTTGTTAAACATGGGGATTCTGGTCAGCCCGCTGCTGGCGCCGCTGATTGGCGGTATGCTGGATACCCTATGGAACTGGCGCGCATGCTACATTTTCCTGTTAGTTCTGTGCGCGGGCGTCACATTTAGTATGGCGCGCTGGATGCCGGAAACGCGTCCTGCGGGAGCCCCGCGCCCACGGCTTATCGCCAGCTATAAAACGCTGTTTGGCAACAGCTCTTTCACCTGTTACGTGCTGATGCTGATCGGCGGTCTGGCGGGCGTTGCGGTCTTCGAAGCTTGCTCCGGGGTATTGTTGGGCGCACGGCTCGGTTTAAGCAGCATGGTGGTCAGTATCCTGTTTATTCTGCCCATCCCGGCAGCGTTTTTCGGTGCCTGGTTCGCCGGTCGCCCGAACAAGCGTTTCTCGACGCTGATGTGGCAGTCGGTTATCTGCTGTCTGGTAGCCGGTTTGATGATGTGGATCCCTGGGCTGTTTGACGTGATGAACGTCTGGACGCTGCTGGTTCCCGCCGCGCTGTTTTTCTTCGGTGCCGGGATGCTGTTTCCGCTGGCGACCAGCGGCGCAATGGAGCCTTTCCCGTTCCTGGCAGGCACTGCCGGCGCGCTGGTTGGGGGATTACAAAACATTGGTTCCGGCGTGCTGGCGTGGTTCTCTGCAATGCTGCCGCAGACCGGACAAGCCAGTCTGGGCCTGCTGATGACCCTTATGGGGCTGTTGATTTTTGTTTGCTGGCTTCCGCTGGCGTCACGCGTGTCGCATCAGGGACAGGCGGTTTAAGCGTATGATGGCCCGGCTTATCGCCGGGCTTTTCGCATTCAGGCGCGATCATCGTCGTCAGCAACGGCTCCAGCGCCGGGCGCCAGGCCCCCTCCTCGCCATCATAGAACTGCGTATCCGCATTGATAGCATAGGGAATTTTCGCTTTCTTCAGCTCGCACGCCATAAAGCGGGCAAACGCCATTTGTGAGGCAGAAGGCGCGTTCCTGATGGTTTCTCCTGGCGACCAGCCTCCTACCCAACTGACATGACCGGTTTTTTGCTGCCAATGAATGGCGG
The Citrobacter arsenatis DNA segment above includes these coding regions:
- the uhpB gene encoding signal transduction histidine-protein kinase/phosphatase UhpB; translated protein: MNTLCSRLITVVACFFIFSAAWFCLWSISLHLVERPELAVLLFPFGLRLGLMLQCPRGYWPVLLGAEWLLLFWLAQEVALAHLPLLMIGSALTLLPVMLISRYRHQRDWRTLLLQGAALTAAALLQSLPWLGQGEEAWNALLLTLTGGLTLAPICLVFWHYLTSTTWLPLGPAVVSQPVNWRGRHLVWYLLLFSVSLWLQLGLPDELSRFTPFCLALPIIALAWHYGWQGALIATLMNAIALIASQTWHDHPVDLLLSLLVQSLTGLLLGAGIQRLRELNQSLQNELARNHRLAERLLETEESVRRDVARELHDDIGQTITAIRTQAGIVQRLAPENAGVKRSGAHIEQLSLGVYDSVRRLLGRLRPRQLDDLTLEQAIRSLMREMELESRGIVSHLDWRIDESALSESQRVTLFRVCQEGLNNIVKHANASAVTLQGWQQDERLLLVIEDDGSGLPPGSNQQGFGLTGMRERISALGGKLTISCTHGTRVSVSLPQRYV
- the uhpA gene encoding transcriptional regulator UhpA, with the protein product MITVALIDDHTIVRSGFAQLLGLEPDLQVVAEFGSGSDALVGLPGRGVQVCICDISMPDISGLELLSQLPKGMAIIMLSVHDSPALVEQALNAGARGFLSKRCSPDELIAAVHTVATGGCYLTPDIAVKLAAGRQDPLTKRERQVAEKLAQGMAVKEIAAELGLSPKTVHVHRANLMEKLGVSNDVELARRMFDGWQ
- the ilvN gene encoding acetolactate synthase small subunit, translated to MQQQTHDNVILELTVRNHPGVMTHVCGLFARRAFNVEGILCLPIQGSDKSRIWLLVNDDQRLEQMISQIDKLEDVVKVARNQSDPSMFNKITVFFE
- the ilvB gene encoding acetolactate synthase large subunit, with protein sequence MASSGITSKRTRFTGAEFIVHFLERQGIQVVTGIPGGSILPVYDALSQSTQIRHILARHEQGAGFIAQGMARTDGKPAVCMACSGPGATNLVTAIADARLDSIPLVCITGQVPASMIGTDAFQEVDTYGISIPITKHNYLVRHISELPQVMSDAFRIAQSGRPGPVWIDIPKDIQTAVFDIEEMPEPAQKMAAPAFSQDSIRDAAAMINAAQRPVLYLGGGVINAPERVRELAEKATLPTTMTLMALGMLPKAHPLSLGMLGMHGARSTNFILQEADLLIVLGARFDDRAIGKTEQFCPNAKIIHVDIDRAELGKIKQPHVAIQADVDEVLAQLIPLIDAQPREPWHQMVADLQREFPCTIPQESDPLSHYGLINAVAACVDDSAIITTDVGQHQMWAAQAYPLNRPRQWLTSGGLGTMGFGLPAAIGAALANPDKKVLCFSGDGSLMMNIQEMATASENQLDIKIILMNNEALGLVYQQQSLFYKQGVFAATYPGMINFMQIAAGFGLETCDLNNEADPQAALQDIINRPGPALIHVRIDAEQKVYPMVPPGAANTEMVGE
- the ivbL gene encoding ilvB operon leader peptide IvbL; this encodes MNPSMLTATLLKTAPSRAAVVVRVVVVVGNAP
- the tisB gene encoding type I toxin-antitoxin system toxin TisB, whose translation is MSLVDIAILILKLIVAALQLLDAVLKYVK
- a CDS encoding DMT family transporter is translated as MTLSVFCILLFAALLHASWNAIVKAGNDKLYSAIGVSGSAAIMAAICLPFAPQPSAASLPFLAVSTALQVVYTVLVAKTYQVSDMSQTYPLMRGTAPLLVAIISVLFLGDSLSMLAWVGIATICLAILGMAFNGRSSSQRGIVLALINACFIAGYTLVDGTGVRLSETALGYTLWTFFLNGSCLLSWAMIARRREASRYLVQQWKKGILGGIGTMGSYGLALWAMTQAPLAVVAALRETSILFGAVLAWLLLKEKVAGIRLVAAAGIAVGAVLLRLS
- the emrD gene encoding multidrug efflux MFS transporter EmrD — its product is MKRHRSVNLLLMLVLLVAVGQMAQTIYIPAIADMARELNVREGAVQSVMAAYLLTYGLSQLFYGPLSDRVGRRPVILAGMSIFMLATLVAITTHSLTVLIIASAIQGMGTGVGGVMARTLPRDLYEGTQLRHANSLLNMGILVSPLLAPLIGGMLDTLWNWRACYIFLLVLCAGVTFSMARWMPETRPAGAPRPRLIASYKTLFGNSSFTCYVLMLIGGLAGVAVFEACSGVLLGARLGLSSMVVSILFILPIPAAFFGAWFAGRPNKRFSTLMWQSVICCLVAGLMMWIPGLFDVMNVWTLLVPAALFFFGAGMLFPLATSGAMEPFPFLAGTAGALVGGLQNIGSGVLAWFSAMLPQTGQASLGLLMTLMGLLIFVCWLPLASRVSHQGQAV